A section of the Pedobacter sp. HDW13 genome encodes:
- the dapF gene encoding diaminopimelate epimerase: protein MKINFYKYQGAGNDFILIDHTTSPLKNIDNQLVEQLCHRRFGIGADGLMFLTKHEDYDFEMHYFNADGNLGSMCGNGGRCIVAFAKQLGIIDRETNFLAVDGPHYARISENGEWVDLQMIDVDTVNKDGDAYVLNTGSPHYVALQTGLKDLDVFNEGKSIRYNDTYKTEGINVNFVEDKADHLFVRTYERGVEDETYACGTGVTAVAMAMAKHKNLSGHIKTDIKVLGGDIKIEFDYDGAAFTNVFLCGPAKLVFEGEVD from the coding sequence ATGAAAATTAATTTCTATAAATATCAGGGCGCAGGCAACGATTTCATTTTAATAGACCACACCACGAGTCCGTTAAAAAACATTGATAATCAATTAGTTGAACAACTATGCCACAGAAGATTCGGGATAGGTGCAGATGGTTTAATGTTCCTGACCAAACACGAAGATTACGATTTTGAAATGCATTATTTTAATGCCGATGGCAACCTGGGCAGTATGTGTGGTAATGGTGGCCGGTGCATTGTTGCCTTTGCCAAACAGCTTGGCATTATTGATCGGGAAACCAACTTTTTGGCAGTAGACGGGCCACATTATGCCAGAATTTCAGAAAATGGCGAATGGGTTGATTTGCAAATGATTGATGTAGACACGGTTAACAAAGATGGTGATGCCTATGTTTTAAATACAGGCTCCCCGCATTATGTTGCTTTACAAACCGGTTTAAAAGACCTGGATGTTTTCAATGAAGGCAAAAGTATCCGTTACAACGATACTTATAAAACCGAGGGTATAAACGTAAACTTTGTAGAAGATAAAGCCGACCACCTGTTTGTGCGTACCTACGAGCGTGGTGTTGAAGACGAGACCTATGCCTGTGGCACCGGGGTCACTGCAGTGGCTATGGCCATGGCCAAACATAAAAACCTGAGTGGCCACATTAAAACCGATATTAAAGTTTTGGGTGGCGATATTAAAATTGAATTCGATTACGATGGTGCTGCATTTACCAACGTGTTTTTATGCGGACCAGCCAAATTGGTTTTTGAGGGAGAGGTAGATTAA
- a CDS encoding efflux RND transporter periplasmic adaptor subunit produces MRKVTTLFFSMSIGMLLASCGNNDEAKKAAAAAAAGPQAYPIFTVNTQNTTLDSDYPATIEGIQNIDIRPKVDGFIEKIFVDEGAVVKKGQLLFTINAPQYEQQVRTARAAISSAEADVNAAQLTVNKTKPLVEKDIISKYDLDAAQLTLQSRKAALAQAKAELVNARVNLGYTSITSPVDGVVGSIPFRNGSLVSSSSTQPLTTVSNTSKVYAYFSLNEKQLLDFASTYKGKTLTEQMNNIPPVSLVLADGSVYAQNGKIESINGQINTNTGSASLRATFPNPVFLLKNGASASVRIPQHVENAILIPQKSTIDLQGKKFVYILGDSAKVVNTQIEVMELAKGNFYVVTKGLKTGDKVILEGFQSLKDGTKIKPEEKAADSVYAEIKK; encoded by the coding sequence ATGAGAAAAGTAACAACTCTCTTTTTTAGCATGAGCATTGGTATGCTTTTGGCATCCTGCGGAAATAACGACGAAGCTAAAAAAGCTGCCGCTGCTGCTGCTGCAGGTCCGCAAGCTTACCCAATATTTACAGTAAATACACAGAACACCACCCTCGATTCAGATTATCCTGCAACTATAGAAGGCATCCAGAATATCGATATTCGCCCAAAAGTTGATGGTTTTATCGAAAAAATATTTGTTGATGAAGGTGCGGTGGTTAAAAAAGGTCAGCTACTTTTTACCATCAATGCCCCTCAATACGAACAACAGGTTAGAACAGCCAGGGCAGCCATAAGCAGTGCTGAGGCCGATGTGAATGCCGCCCAGTTAACGGTAAACAAGACCAAACCCCTGGTTGAAAAAGATATTATCAGTAAGTATGACCTGGATGCAGCTCAATTAACGCTTCAAAGCAGAAAAGCTGCGTTGGCACAGGCAAAGGCAGAGCTGGTAAATGCGAGGGTTAATCTTGGTTATACTTCAATTACCAGTCCGGTAGATGGTGTAGTAGGCAGTATTCCTTTTAGAAACGGAAGTCTGGTGAGTAGCAGCAGCACACAGCCACTAACTACGGTTTCGAATACCTCTAAAGTTTATGCTTACTTCTCTTTAAACGAAAAACAGCTTTTAGATTTTGCCAGCACCTATAAAGGCAAAACCCTAACCGAGCAAATGAATAACATTCCGCCGGTTAGTTTAGTACTTGCTGATGGAAGTGTTTACGCGCAAAATGGTAAAATCGAATCAATTAACGGTCAGATTAACACCAACACAGGTTCGGCAAGCTTAAGGGCTACCTTCCCTAACCCGGTTTTCCTATTAAAAAATGGTGCCAGTGCTTCGGTTAGAATTCCTCAGCATGTTGAAAATGCTATTCTAATCCCTCAGAAATCAACAATCGATTTACAGGGTAAGAAATTCGTTTACATTTTAGGCGATTCGGCTAAGGTTGTTAATACGCAAATTGAGGTAATGGAATTAGCCAAAGGCAATTTCTACGTAGTTACAAAAGGGCTTAAAACCGGCGACAAAGTGATTTTAGAAGGTTTCCAATCGTTAAAAGACGGCACAAAAATTAAACCTGAAGAAAAAGCAGCCGATTCAGTTTATGCTGAAATAAAAAAATAA
- a CDS encoding type IX secretion system membrane protein PorP/SprF, with product MKFFYPLSLFICLCFCSYAQEIPRSTQYIFNNILLNPALAGIDNYTDLKIGLRKQWSGLEGSPSTQYLSLSTAIGEDFVRSNVNSFAGNGENPMSRSYVNNYTAAEPHHGIGLVAMTDKAGLIRQTNVNVTYAYHLGLTNEINLSLGLSGGFKSISVDVRGIVADESSDPLFSADYNNKIRPDIGAGLWLYSPRFFAGVSAKQLIGNKNSVVNNQVKSSPYQSATFYGTAGYKIFLDEDIAMIPSVLISYWANAPATFDANLKFAYKDKFWVGTSFRNNDSFSLLAGFNIASLVNLSYSYDVNTSGLRSVNNGTHEIVLGILLNNRYQVACPSRQF from the coding sequence ACACAATATATTTTTAATAACATTCTGCTTAACCCGGCTTTGGCAGGTATTGATAATTATACCGACTTAAAAATTGGTCTGCGTAAACAGTGGAGTGGTTTGGAAGGATCGCCAAGTACACAATACCTGTCGTTAAGTACAGCTATTGGAGAAGATTTTGTAAGGAGCAATGTAAACTCATTTGCTGGTAATGGCGAAAATCCGATGAGCAGGAGTTATGTAAACAACTATACTGCAGCGGAGCCGCACCATGGCATTGGTTTGGTAGCCATGACGGATAAGGCGGGCTTGATCAGGCAAACCAATGTGAATGTAACCTATGCCTACCACCTGGGGCTTACCAATGAGATCAACTTATCATTAGGTTTATCAGGCGGTTTTAAATCAATCAGTGTAGATGTACGCGGAATTGTAGCCGACGAATCAAGCGATCCATTGTTTTCTGCAGATTATAATAACAAAATCAGACCTGATATTGGCGCAGGTTTATGGTTGTATAGTCCCAGGTTTTTTGCAGGCGTTTCGGCCAAGCAATTAATCGGGAATAAAAACAGTGTAGTAAACAATCAGGTGAAAAGCAGTCCGTACCAATCGGCAACTTTTTACGGAACGGCAGGTTACAAAATATTCTTAGATGAAGATATCGCAATGATCCCATCGGTGCTGATTAGCTATTGGGCCAATGCACCGGCTACTTTTGATGCCAATTTAAAATTTGCCTATAAAGATAAATTTTGGGTAGGAACGAGTTTCCGTAATAACGACTCCTTTTCGCTTTTGGCTGGTTTCAATATTGCGTCGCTGGTTAACCTCAGTTATTCTTATGATGTAAATACTTCGGGATTACGCTCAGTGAATAACGGTACCCACGAAATTGTGCTGGGCATACTACTCAATAACCGTTATCAGGTAGCATGCCCAAGCAGGCAGTTTTAA
- a CDS encoding efflux RND transporter permease subunit has translation MFKKFIDRPVLSTVISIIIVILGVLGLVTLPISQYPEIAPPTVQVSASYQGANADVVMSSVVVPLEEQINGVEDMTYMTSSASNDGSATITVNFKLGTNPDLAAVNVQNRVARATSLLPAEVTRSGVITAKRQASNLLIFAIYSDDPSYDQKFLQNYANINIIPEIKRINGVGDASAFGTLDYTMRIWLKPDVMAVYGLVPNDVNVALAEQNIEAAPGQFGEQGGQAFQYTLKYSGRLKTETEFSNIIIKANPNGQILRLKDVARIELGAQSYASYVKFNGKPALGIAISQTAGSNAKEVIDNSIKTLDKAALSFPKGVHYETVVNVNNFLDASIEKVIHTLIEAFILVFLVVFIFLQDFRSTLIPAISVPVAIIGTFFFLSLFGFTINLLTLFALVLAIGIVVDDAIVVVEAVHAKLDAGYTDAKKATKDAMDDISGAIISITLVMAAVFIPVSFIQGSSGVFYKQFGLTLAISIILSAINALTLSPALCAIFLKPHKDDHGKSKNFLQRFYDAFNTSFDAVTHKYKRSVGFLGRKRWLAGLGIAVFAVVLVWIMNTTPKGFVPNEDLGTVFSDISLPPSTSQEETDKIIVKINDIVSKVPEVEATFRVVGRSLISGSGSSYGMVIARLKPWDQRKRDVKAIIGELFAKAAGIKGAKVIFFAPPTIQGFGTGGGFEFQLQDKTGGDIKKFNEVGNAFLGALSKRPEIQYASTSFNPNFPQYQIDVNVAKIKQAGLTVSDVLGVLQGYYGGVYASNFNKFGKQYRVMFQADAKYRANQQSLTSIYVRNSSGTMAPVSEFITLERVYGPQAISRFNLYTSIAVTGNPNAGYSSGDAIKAIQEEAAIHLPTGYGYEFSGLSREEVSSGSQTIFIFLLCVIFVYFLLSAQYESYILPLAVLFSLPIGLAGVFMFDKIFGIDNNIYTQITLIMLVGLLAKNAILIVEYAVDRRRKGMSITNAAIDGATARLRPILMTSFAFILGLLPLMLSSGVGAAGNKSIGTGAVGGMLIGTIFGVFVIPALFIVFQTLQEKISNKSPFDEGIDREQTEEEYELAVNSPH, from the coding sequence ATGTTTAAGAAATTTATAGACAGGCCCGTTTTATCGACAGTTATATCCATTATAATTGTAATATTAGGCGTTTTAGGCCTTGTAACTTTACCCATTTCGCAGTATCCTGAAATTGCGCCGCCAACCGTTCAGGTATCGGCTTCATACCAGGGTGCCAACGCCGATGTGGTAATGAGTAGTGTTGTTGTTCCACTCGAAGAACAAATAAATGGTGTGGAAGACATGACCTACATGACTTCGAGTGCAAGTAACGATGGTAGTGCTACCATTACCGTTAACTTTAAGCTGGGTACAAACCCCGATCTGGCGGCTGTAAACGTGCAAAACCGCGTGGCCAGGGCAACCAGCTTATTACCTGCAGAGGTAACAAGATCAGGTGTAATTACCGCTAAAAGACAGGCGAGTAACCTGCTTATTTTTGCTATTTACAGCGACGACCCATCGTACGACCAGAAGTTTTTACAGAACTACGCCAACATCAATATTATTCCTGAAATTAAAAGGATTAATGGTGTGGGTGATGCCAGTGCTTTTGGTACTTTAGATTATACCATGCGAATTTGGCTTAAGCCTGATGTAATGGCGGTTTATGGCCTGGTTCCGAATGATGTGAATGTAGCCCTTGCCGAGCAGAACATCGAGGCCGCACCAGGTCAGTTTGGTGAACAAGGCGGACAAGCATTCCAATATACTTTAAAATATAGCGGTCGTTTAAAAACCGAAACCGAGTTTAGCAATATTATAATAAAAGCTAATCCAAACGGACAGATTTTACGATTAAAAGATGTAGCTAGAATAGAACTTGGTGCACAAAGTTATGCCAGTTATGTAAAATTTAATGGTAAACCTGCATTGGGTATTGCCATTAGCCAAACCGCTGGTTCAAATGCGAAAGAAGTAATTGACAATTCGATTAAAACTTTAGATAAAGCTGCGCTTTCTTTCCCTAAGGGTGTTCACTATGAAACGGTTGTTAACGTAAACAACTTCCTCGATGCTTCAATCGAAAAGGTAATCCATACACTGATTGAGGCCTTTATCCTGGTGTTCCTGGTGGTGTTTATCTTCTTACAGGATTTCCGTTCAACGCTGATTCCGGCAATTAGTGTTCCGGTGGCAATTATCGGTACCTTCTTCTTTTTAAGTTTATTTGGTTTTACCATTAACTTATTAACCTTGTTTGCCCTCGTACTGGCCATTGGTATTGTGGTAGATGATGCCATTGTAGTGGTTGAGGCGGTACACGCTAAACTCGATGCAGGTTATACCGATGCCAAGAAAGCAACCAAAGATGCTATGGACGATATCAGCGGAGCCATCATTTCTATTACGTTGGTAATGGCGGCGGTATTTATCCCGGTAAGTTTTATCCAGGGTTCATCGGGTGTATTTTATAAACAATTTGGCTTAACACTGGCCATATCCATCATTTTGTCGGCCATTAACGCATTAACTTTAAGTCCGGCGTTATGTGCCATATTTTTAAAGCCGCACAAAGATGACCACGGAAAAAGCAAAAACTTTTTACAGCGTTTTTATGACGCTTTTAACACCTCATTTGATGCCGTAACGCATAAATATAAACGTTCGGTAGGCTTTTTAGGTAGAAAAAGATGGTTAGCTGGTTTAGGCATTGCAGTTTTTGCTGTGGTACTGGTTTGGATCATGAATACCACGCCTAAAGGATTCGTACCTAACGAAGATTTGGGAACTGTTTTCTCTGATATTTCTTTACCACCATCAACTTCGCAGGAAGAAACTGATAAAATCATTGTTAAAATAAATGATATTGTAAGTAAAGTACCAGAAGTTGAAGCGACTTTCAGGGTAGTTGGCCGGAGTTTAATTAGTGGTTCGGGCAGCTCTTACGGTATGGTTATCGCGAGGCTTAAACCGTGGGATCAGCGTAAAAGAGATGTTAAGGCCATTATTGGTGAATTATTTGCTAAAGCTGCCGGCATTAAAGGTGCAAAAGTAATTTTCTTTGCCCCGCCAACCATCCAGGGCTTTGGTACAGGTGGTGGTTTCGAATTTCAACTGCAGGATAAAACTGGTGGCGATATTAAGAAATTCAACGAAGTAGGTAATGCATTTTTAGGAGCCTTGAGTAAACGTCCGGAAATCCAGTACGCATCAACTTCCTTTAACCCTAATTTCCCGCAATATCAAATTGATGTTAATGTAGCAAAAATTAAACAGGCAGGCTTAACTGTTAGCGATGTACTGGGCGTTTTACAAGGCTATTACGGTGGGGTTTACGCTTCTAACTTTAATAAATTTGGTAAGCAGTACCGGGTAATGTTCCAAGCCGATGCCAAGTATCGCGCTAACCAGCAAAGCTTAACCAGCATTTACGTGCGCAACTCGAGCGGCACCATGGCTCCGGTATCTGAGTTTATTACTTTAGAGCGGGTGTATGGGCCACAGGCCATTTCACGTTTCAACTTGTACACTTCAATTGCGGTTACAGGTAACCCAAATGCCGGTTACAGTTCTGGCGATGCCATCAAGGCGATACAGGAAGAAGCGGCTATCCACCTTCCAACAGGATACGGATATGAGTTCTCAGGTTTATCACGTGAGGAGGTAAGCAGCGGCAGTCAGACCATTTTCATCTTCCTTCTTTGTGTAATCTTCGTTTACTTCCTGCTTTCGGCACAATACGAGAGTTACATTTTACCTTTGGCCGTATTATTTTCACTGCCAATCGGTTTAGCAGGGGTATTCATGTTCGATAAGATTTTTGGTATCGACAATAACATCTACACTCAAATTACCCTGATTATGCTGGTGGGCTTACTGGCCAAAAATGCCATTCTGATTGTAGAATATGCGGTAGACCGAAGGCGGAAAGGCATGAGCATTACCAACGCGGCTATTGATGGTGCTACTGCACGTTTACGCCCAATCTTAATGACATCATTTGCCTTTATTTTAGGTTTATTACCTTTAATGTTATCATCAGGTGTTGGTGCAGCTGGTAATAAATCAATTGGTACAGGAGCTGTTGGGGGAATGTTAATCGGTACTATATTCGGAGTATTTGTTATTCCTGCACTGTTTATTGTTTTCCAGACTTTGCAAGAAAAAATAAGTAACAAATCTCCCTTTGATGAAGGCATTGACCGCGAACAAACAGAAGAAGAGTACGAGTTAGCGGTTAACAGTCCACATTAA
- a CDS encoding gliding motility-associated C-terminal domain-containing protein, translating to MRLSKLLALFAGLFFFQNIYAQTYVVTSNADSGPGTLREGLTQAAVANRTSTFTINFNLPGTPTDNANRTIRLRTALPVVSSNVVIDGTSQAAWPALGVSGAKVILEPEYTNTTFSGLVIGQSSSTNVPTSGVEVYGLYIRNFATITNLQNVNTAQGSGIIVDYRASNIIIGAAGKGNVIGGNIYGILIQNNYFFTTVAATKIKIQSNLIGIIYDGITPNTNVTGISANLYDCALDVGGDNVGEGNVIAANRINVDITRSSYSSSARFDINVINNKIGVDYTGKKDFHELPLFLSSSALEISGLKVNAVNSALYVRNNIIGGNRTTGVSITNSDFILTGNAIGTDAAGTVVLGNGMGVKLEAGASGIVGGATPAEANLIANNNFGLETVSAKPVKVTRNSFFCNKNFGIGKTLTILQPYIQILKKRSDYVSGRATPNSEVELFYTINCQGICEGKTYIATVQAGSDGRWEYNGALSGMVTATASLLNATTSPFSTAELLPNEAIVEPVTCSANGSITIPEPREGFTFSWVKIETDGSRVSKGNTQSISNLDVGTYEVTVDDGCKPFPTVFIIKDQKLTKPTILPINPVCGQTSFTFTAEVLRGKGVLKYEWINTATNAVVSRSNPASLPEGTYSVKVSDEASCTLSSDPIIVKRKPKIIIASTIPPKHATCGSLNGAITGLKITDFTGTVTYKWYKPDPITGALGDVIAATLDLQNVEGGNYTIVVSDEGECPATTASFFIITDNTIQISDASIRKNVTCNSDNGAIGGINLTDADGYEWIGPDGITVKKGTYSAGTSLLIENLKPGSYRLWASNSKSSCPRVPRDFVVTAIAPPVYNFSHRESPTTCGQTNGTIDLDFSSALPYRYEWKDEAGNIVLSTKTVNSISLKNLPGGVYTMYAYDINNCAPFIIGPYTIEVTPLLTIVPNTGKPVKDGCSLQRGSVTGVQVIGGVPGYDFKWINEAGEAVQFTQDLTNIGAGTYRLTVKDKTSCGYAISEPFTIVDEPFKILAPVINDLRVCYVSDITLPVIAPEEGTYQLFERIDDSKPFLESTKGIFNFKVAKTADYFVRRKLGSCTSELTKVHVEVTHDNLEITNTITPNGDGMNDVWQVRGLPDFKGTNIKIYTRGGQLVYESIGNYTKPFDGRFRDKELPAGVYYYVIDLRAECKPLGGSITLLR from the coding sequence ATGCGCCTCTCTAAACTTTTAGCCCTATTTGCCGGCTTATTTTTCTTCCAGAATATTTACGCCCAAACTTATGTGGTAACCAGCAATGCCGATAGCGGTCCGGGTACCCTGCGCGAAGGCCTAACACAAGCTGCCGTAGCCAACAGGACTTCTACTTTTACCATTAATTTTAATTTACCAGGCACCCCAACAGATAACGCTAACCGTACCATCAGGTTGCGCACAGCACTTCCGGTAGTTTCGTCAAATGTGGTAATCGATGGAACCTCACAAGCTGCATGGCCTGCCCTTGGGGTTTCGGGCGCGAAAGTAATTTTAGAGCCTGAGTATACCAATACCACTTTTTCAGGTTTGGTTATTGGGCAATCATCAAGTACAAATGTACCCACCAGCGGAGTAGAAGTATATGGTTTGTATATCCGTAATTTTGCTACCATTACCAATTTGCAAAATGTAAACACTGCGCAGGGTTCAGGAATTATTGTCGATTACCGTGCAAGTAATATCATTATTGGCGCAGCCGGAAAGGGGAACGTAATTGGCGGTAACATTTACGGAATCCTGATTCAGAATAACTATTTCTTTACTACAGTAGCAGCAACCAAAATTAAAATCCAGTCGAATTTAATCGGAATAATTTACGATGGAATTACTCCCAATACCAACGTAACCGGTATTTCGGCCAATTTATACGATTGTGCATTGGATGTTGGCGGTGATAATGTAGGCGAAGGCAACGTAATTGCCGCAAACCGCATTAATGTAGATATTACCCGTTCATCGTACTCCAGCAGTGCCAGATTTGATATCAATGTTATCAACAATAAAATTGGTGTCGACTATACCGGTAAAAAGGATTTTCATGAGCTCCCGTTATTTCTTTCCTCTTCAGCTTTAGAAATTTCGGGATTAAAAGTTAATGCGGTAAATAGTGCTCTTTATGTACGTAATAACATCATTGGCGGTAACCGGACGACAGGCGTTTCGATAACCAATTCCGACTTTATATTAACCGGCAACGCCATTGGTACCGATGCTGCCGGAACAGTAGTACTGGGAAATGGCATGGGGGTAAAATTAGAAGCAGGTGCCAGCGGAATCGTGGGCGGTGCAACTCCTGCTGAAGCAAACTTAATTGCTAATAATAACTTCGGATTGGAAACAGTATCAGCCAAACCAGTAAAAGTTACCCGCAACAGTTTCTTTTGCAACAAGAATTTTGGGATCGGAAAAACCCTGACCATCCTTCAACCTTATATTCAAATCTTGAAAAAACGCAGCGATTATGTTTCGGGCCGGGCTACTCCAAACTCAGAAGTAGAGTTGTTTTATACCATAAACTGTCAGGGCATTTGCGAGGGTAAAACTTATATTGCAACAGTACAAGCTGGTAGTGATGGTCGTTGGGAATACAACGGCGCGCTAAGCGGAATGGTTACAGCAACCGCCAGTTTGTTAAATGCTACAACCTCTCCATTTTCAACCGCTGAGCTGTTACCCAACGAAGCCATAGTAGAACCGGTAACCTGCAGTGCCAACGGATCAATCACTATCCCCGAACCACGGGAGGGTTTCACCTTTAGCTGGGTAAAAATAGAAACAGATGGTAGCCGCGTGTCAAAAGGTAATACACAAAGTATTTCGAACCTGGACGTAGGCACTTATGAAGTAACTGTTGATGATGGCTGTAAACCATTTCCAACAGTATTCATCATTAAAGACCAAAAGTTAACCAAACCTACCATTTTACCTATAAACCCCGTTTGCGGTCAAACGTCTTTTACCTTTACCGCTGAGGTTTTAAGAGGAAAAGGAGTTTTAAAATACGAGTGGATCAATACCGCTACAAATGCTGTTGTAAGCAGAAGCAACCCGGCAAGTTTACCCGAAGGTACTTATTCGGTAAAAGTATCAGATGAAGCAAGTTGTACCCTTTCTTCTGATCCTATTATAGTGAAAAGAAAGCCTAAAATCATTATTGCGAGTACTATACCACCAAAACACGCCACCTGTGGTAGCTTGAATGGTGCCATTACAGGCTTAAAAATTACCGATTTCACTGGCACTGTTACTTATAAATGGTACAAACCCGACCCAATAACCGGAGCATTGGGTGATGTAATTGCTGCAACGCTCGATTTGCAAAACGTAGAAGGAGGAAATTATACCATTGTGGTATCCGATGAAGGTGAATGTCCGGCTACTACTGCATCCTTTTTTATCATTACCGATAATACCATTCAAATCAGCGATGCCTCAATCAGAAAGAATGTGACTTGTAACAGTGATAATGGAGCGATAGGAGGAATTAACCTAACTGATGCTGATGGCTATGAATGGATTGGACCAGATGGAATAACCGTAAAAAAAGGAACATATTCTGCAGGAACATCATTATTAATTGAAAATCTAAAACCAGGCTCATATAGGTTATGGGCAAGCAACAGCAAATCCAGTTGCCCGCGTGTACCTAGAGATTTTGTCGTAACAGCTATTGCTCCGCCAGTGTATAACTTTTCTCACCGGGAATCGCCAACAACCTGCGGACAGACTAATGGAACTATCGACCTGGATTTTAGCTCTGCACTGCCATATAGATATGAATGGAAAGATGAAGCTGGCAACATTGTATTAAGTACTAAAACAGTCAATTCTATATCACTCAAAAACTTACCAGGCGGCGTTTATACCATGTACGCTTATGATATTAATAACTGTGCACCCTTTATTATCGGCCCTTACACCATAGAAGTTACTCCTCTCCTTACCATTGTACCAAACACCGGAAAACCAGTTAAAGATGGCTGTTCTTTACAAAGGGGCTCGGTTACCGGTGTACAGGTAATTGGCGGTGTACCAGGTTACGACTTTAAGTGGATTAACGAAGCAGGAGAAGCTGTTCAGTTTACACAAGACTTAACGAATATTGGTGCGGGCACATACCGCTTAACAGTAAAGGATAAAACAAGCTGCGGTTACGCCATCAGTGAGCCTTTTACCATTGTTGATGAACCCTTTAAAATTCTTGCTCCGGTGATAAACGACCTGCGTGTTTGTTATGTTTCGGACATAACTTTGCCGGTAATTGCTCCCGAAGAAGGAACTTATCAGTTATTTGAAAGAATAGACGATAGCAAACCATTTTTAGAAAGTACAAAAGGTATTTTCAATTTCAAAGTTGCCAAAACAGCCGATTATTTTGTACGCAGAAAACTGGGCTCCTGCACCAGCGAGCTTACCAAAGTGCATGTGGAAGTAACACACGATAACTTAGAAATTACCAATACCATAACCCCAAATGGAGATGGCATGAATGATGTTTGGCAGGTACGGGGCTTACCAGATTTTAAAGGCACCAATATTAAGATCTACACACGTGGTGGTCAGCTCGTTTACGAATCTATCGGTAACTATACCAAACCTTTCGATGGCAGGTTCAGGGATAAGGAATTACCAGCCGGCGTTTATTATTATGTGATCGATTTAAGGGCCGAATGTAAACCACTTGGTGGCAGCATTACGCTTTTACGTTAA
- a CDS encoding efflux transporter outer membrane subunit: MKLTYKHSILTGIVILSLSGCVTKKYERPQLKSESLYRENNTTDTTTIAALQWKQLFSDTTLQSLIKQGINENLDLKQAIERIKIAEATLQQSRAAFLPSLQADVNVTDNKQSQASLNFPAGININLETQTYKAQLSTAWEADIWGKLSSAKRAAYATLLQSDAAKRAVQTQLIATIANNYYTLLALDKQLAITEETIKVRTKDVETMKELKQGAVVNGAAVVQSEANLYAAQVTLPDLKRSIKEAENALSVVLGKAPNAINRTTLDQQTPYADLKTGVSAQLLQNRPDVIAAEFGFRSAFENTNVAKTYFYPALTITAAGGLSSLQLQDFFSKSIFYNLIGGLTQPIFAKGANKARLKTAQANQQIAFYAFQQTLLTGGQEVSNALFAYQTAAEKETTRAKQIASLTKAVDFTKELLRYSSATNYTDVLTSEQSLLTAQLSGINDKLQKLQSVVNLYRALGGGWK; the protein is encoded by the coding sequence ATGAAACTTACATATAAGCATTCTATTTTAACCGGTATAGTCATCTTAAGCCTTAGTGGCTGCGTAACTAAAAAGTACGAGCGCCCGCAGCTGAAAAGTGAGAGTTTATACCGCGAGAACAATACGACAGACACGACCACTATTGCTGCTTTGCAATGGAAACAACTGTTTTCGGATACCACTTTGCAATCGCTGATTAAACAAGGGATAAATGAAAATTTAGATCTGAAACAAGCCATTGAAAGGATTAAAATTGCCGAGGCAACCTTACAGCAAAGTCGGGCGGCATTTTTACCAAGCTTACAGGCCGATGTAAATGTAACTGACAATAAACAATCGCAGGCGTCATTAAACTTTCCAGCAGGGATTAACATCAATCTGGAAACCCAAACGTATAAAGCACAGCTAAGTACTGCCTGGGAAGCCGATATATGGGGCAAATTAAGCAGTGCCAAACGTGCCGCCTATGCTACCTTATTGCAGAGCGATGCCGCTAAAAGGGCCGTTCAAACCCAGTTAATTGCCACAATTGCCAATAACTATTATACTTTGCTGGCGCTGGATAAGCAACTTGCCATTACCGAGGAAACCATTAAAGTGAGAACTAAGGATGTGGAAACCATGAAAGAGCTTAAACAAGGCGCGGTAGTAAATGGTGCTGCTGTGGTACAAAGCGAGGCCAATTTATACGCTGCACAGGTTACGCTGCCTGATTTAAAAAGAAGCATTAAAGAGGCCGAAAATGCATTGAGCGTTGTACTTGGCAAAGCACCAAATGCGATTAACCGTACGACCTTAGATCAGCAAACACCTTACGCCGATTTAAAAACCGGTGTTTCGGCACAATTGCTGCAGAACCGCCCGGATGTAATTGCAGCGGAGTTTGGTTTCCGCTCAGCTTTTGAAAATACGAATGTGGCTAAAACTTATTTTTATCCGGCTTTAACCATAACTGCTGCCGGTGGTTTATCAAGTTTACAATTGCAGGATTTCTTCAGTAAATCTATTTTCTACAATTTAATAGGAGGTTTAACCCAGCCCATTTTTGCAAAAGGTGCCAATAAAGCCCGCTTAAAAACAGCGCAGGCAAATCAGCAAATTGCTTTTTATGCCTTTCAGCAAACTCTTTTAACTGGTGGGCAGGAAGTATCGAACGCTTTATTTGCTTACCAAACAGCAGCTGAAAAAGAAACCACAAGGGCAAAACAAATTGCCTCGTTAACTAAAGCAGTAGATTTTACAAAGGAGTTGCTGCGTTATAGCTCAGCCACCAACTATACTGATGTGTTAACTTCTGAACAAAGTTTGTTAACAGCACAGTTAAGCGGCATTAACGATAAATTGCAAAAACTACAATCGGTAGTTAATTTATACCGTGCATTGGGCGGTGGCTGGAAATAA